The Saccharothrix violaceirubra genome segment GGTCTCGGTCAGTGATCGGGGTTCGGTCATGCGGTGATCATGGCAGCGAGGCTCGGCGGGCGCCGAGCCTCGTGGCCTAACCCACCCGTTCATCCCAACCGGGAGAGGATCTGGGTGACCTGGTTCGAGGGGATCGCGAAGCCAATGCCGACACTGCCGGCCTCGCCGCCGTCGGTGGCGGGCGAGTAGATGGCCGAGTTGATCCCGACGACCTCGCCGGCCGCGTTGATCAGCGGGCCGCCCGAGTTGCCGGGGTTGATGGAGGCGTCGGTCTGGATCGCCTGGTAGCTCACCGTGCGTCGGCCCGTGCCGGGGACGGTGACGGTGCGGTCCAGGGCGCTGACGATGCCGGTCGTGACAGTGCCCTGGAGACCTTCGGGTGAACCGATCGCTACGACCTGGTCACCGATGTGGACCTGGTCGGAGTCGGCAAAGGTCGCCGGGGTGAGGTTGCCGGCGTCGGTGGCCTGGACGACGGCGAGGTCGCTGTTCGGGTCGGTGCCGACGACCTCGGCGTCGACGGTGCGGCCGTCGGCGAGGGTCACGGTCACCTGGCGGGCGCCGGACACGACGTGGTTGTTGGTGAGGATTCGGCCGTCTGCGTTCAGGACGACGCCGGAGCCGAGGCCCTCGCCCTGCGTGGTCGTGACGTTGATCTGTACGACGCTGGGCAGGGCCTTGGCGGCGATCGCGCTGACGTCGAAGCCGGTCGACGTGCTCGTCTGCCGCGCGACCGTCGTGCCGGTCGCGGTCGGTGTGACGGGTGCCTCGGCGCTGGAGTAGCCGACCACGCCACCGGCGATGCCGCCGAACAGGGCGGCTGCGAGGGCCGCCGAAGTCACCACGGTGCCGGTCCGCCGCCAGAACGGCGACCGTGTCTCCAGGGGCCCGCGGGGGGCGGGAATGTCGTCTGCCATGGGTTCCACGGTGATGCCGGTGGTTGTGAGCAAGCTGAGCGTCGGCTCAGGACTCGCCAAGAATCGTGGCGACCTGGTCGGCGTCGAGCGGGCCGGGGCCGAACAACGGTCCTTGGGCCGCGGTCACCCCGAGGTCGAGGAGTGCGGCGGCCTCGTCCTCGGTGGTGATGCCGCACGCGTGCAGCGCCAGACCGGCGCGGCGGGCGGTGTCGGGCAGTGTCGGGTCCGGGATGCCCTGGACCTTGATGCCGCTCACCGGAAGCCGACGCAGGCGGTCGGCGGGGAGCGTGTCGGAGATCTGTGCCAGTACGAGGCGGACCCCGTCGTCGGTGAGGATCGTCAGCTCTTCGGCCTGGTCGTCGCTTACCAGCGTCGGAACGCTTTCACCGAGTTCGAACTGGAGGAGGGAGGCAGGCAATTCGGCGGCGCGCAGGGCGCGGCGGACCTCGGCGACGAGTTCCGGTTCCTGGCACTGGCGTGCGGTCAGGTCCATGGTCAGCACGGGTGCGGCCGGGCCGAATCGGCGGTACCACTCGCCCGCGTCGGAGCAGGCGCGTTCGAGGACCCACCGACCGAGACGGACGACCATGCCGGTGACCGTGGCCAGTGACAGGACCGAGAGCATCGTGGTGGTGTCGAGCAGGCCGAGCACCGGGTGGTCCCAGCGCAAGCGGGTCTCGACCGCGACCACGGTGCGCGAGGGCAATGCGTAGACGGGCTCGTAGTCGACGCGGAATTCGTCCTGCTCCAAGCCTCCCGCGATGGAGGCGGCGAGTCGGAGTAGTTCCTGTTCGCGGTCGTCGCGTGCCGGGTCGTAGAGTGCCCACTGCGCTTTGCCCTCGTCCTTGGCCCAGCCGAGGGTCACGGTGGCACGGCGCAGGAGTTCGACGGGGTCGGCGCCTCGGGTCTGGGCGACGACGATGCCGACGCTCGCCGCGACACCGATGCCGTAGTCGCCGATCCACAGGGCTTCGGAGAACAGATCGATCGCTTCCTCGACCTGTGCGACGACGGTGGCCACGTCGGTCGGGTCGTGGACGAGTACCCCGAACTCGTCCGCGCCGATCCGGGCGACGCGGCCGTCGGCACCGAACACCGACCGCAGGTGGTTGGCGACCTCGATCAGGACGCGGTTGCCGGTCTCGTGGCCGAAGGCGTCGTTGACCACACGGAAGCCGTCGAGGTCGAACACGACGAGAGCGGCGGTGGTCGGGCCGAAACCGCCGACCGCGCCTTCGACCCAACCGAGGAACTGGGCGCGGTTGGCGAGGCCGGTGTGCGGGTCGCGCAGGCTCTGCCGGAGCAGTTGGTGTTGGAGTGCGCGGACCTCGTCGAGGTTCTCGACCAGCATCACGTGGTACGCGGGCGTGCCTTCGTCGCGGACCAGGGAGATGCCGACGAGGACGTCGACGACCTCGCCGTCGGAGCGGAGCATGCGCTTCTCGGAGCGCACGTGTTCGCGCACACCGGAGGCGAGCGTGGCCAACGCCGAGTCGAGGTCGGCCTGGTCGTTGAGGTGGAAGAGATCGCGCGCGTTGGTCGCGGCCAGGGTGGTCGCGTCGTCATACCCGAGAAGGGAGAGGAGGGCGTCGTTGAACTCTCGTAGTCCGCCGTCGAGTCCGGTGATCACGATCGCCACGCCGGACGCTCGGAACAGGGCACGGAAGCGAGCTTCGCTGTCGCGCGACGTGTGTCGTAGCTCGCGTTCGGTCGAGTCGAACGTGTGCTCGCGGGATGCCTCGGCGTAGCCGGCGGCGATTCCGCCGAGCACGGCCATCAGGTGGGCGGCCTGGTCGTCGGGCAGACCGAACGCGGGTACGAGGCAGGTGCCGACGTGGGCGATCGACCGTTCCAGCGCGGTGACCGAGACGAATCCGTGCTCGACCAGTGCCCGTCCGACGCCGTGCACGGTCGTGGTCGGATAGGCGGGGCCGGTGAGGGCGTCGTGGAGCTGTTCGGTCAGGCGGCCGAGCAGGGCTACGAGGTGGTCGCGGTCGAGGTCGGACCGGGTCGGCGGGCCCAGGGCCGAGGCCCAGCTGCGTGCGAAGTCGTCGCAGGCGGCGTCGAACGCGAGGACGTTGTCGTGCCTTGGCGGCACGGCGTCTGTCTGTCCGACCATTTGCCCGGTATGCCCATCGTCGAAGGTCGTCGTGAACGGGTCCGTGTGGGTGGGCACGGCCTGTCGAGCGCCTTTTCTTCAATTGTCACTCGAATGGGGGAATTGGTTGAATCGTTGCGCGGACGTGAGCTTACTCAGGGCCGGCCGCGTGGGCACAGGGCGTCGGCCGAGAATTCCCGGGGCCGCAATTCGCGTACACGGACGTGAGCCCCTCGCCCGGTAGGGGGAGGGGCTCACGGGACCGGCGCCGGCGAAGTGCGTCGGTCCGTCCTGGCGTCCGGTGTCGCCGGACGAGTCGGGCGTGTCGAGCGAGTTGAGCGGCGAGTTGAGAGCGATGAGGAGGCGGCGGGGCCGCAGGGTTGGCCGGGGGTGGGCCGGGGATTGGCCGGTGGCGCCCAGTGGGTGTCGGTGGCGCCTTGAGCGGTGGCTGTCGGTGGTTCGTGCTTGGCGGTTCGTGATCGGTGGACCATTGCGCGGGGACCGCTGATGGTGGGCCGCTGGGAGGCGGGGTCGCAGGAATGCGTTGGCGCGCTGGGTGGAGGGTCGCCGACGTCGGGGCCAGGGGCGGCGGGCTGTCGCCAGTGGCCTGGTGGTGGGCTGGCTGCGGGCTGGTGGTTGTCGGTGTTCGGCGGTGGTGTGTCGGGAGTGGTGTGTCGGGAGTGGTGTCCAGGCGTCCCGATGGCGGGACGCCTGGACCTTGGAGGGTGGATCGGGAGGTGGGGTGAGGCCTGAGGGGATGGCGGTTCGGGCGGGGTGGTCTGCCGGGGTGGTGATCTGGGTGGGCTGAGCGGGCGTGGGCTGGGAACGGGTGTCCGGGAGGAGTCTGGCCCGTTGCGGGTCGTTGGGGAGTGGGCTGTCAGTTGTGTCCGCTGTCAGGAGCGCCCGCTGTCAGGATCGCCCGTCGTCAGGTGTGTCGGTCGTCAGGAGTGTTCCGGCGGGCTGATCTCCGAGCGGGGGATGGCCGAGTCCTGGGTGCCCCACTTGGCGAGGATCTTGGAGTAGGTGCCGTTCTCGATCAGCTTGTTCACCGCTGCCTGAAACGCCGGTGCCAAGGGCGAGTCCTTGCGGAAGGCGAAGCCGACGTCGAGGCGCTTGAACTCGCCCAGGAACTTCAGGTTCGGCTGCTTGGTGGCGGCGAACCTGAGGCCGTTGATCGTGCTCATGATCACGTCGATGTGCTTCTGCTGGAGCCCCAGGTAGATCGCGGAGTTCTCGGAGAAGCTCAGCACCTCGTACGCCGGTTTGCCGGCGTCGGTGCAGACGTGCTTCTCCTTCTCCAACGTCGCCTCGAAGGTGGTGCCCGCGCCCGTGCCCACCTTCAGGCCGCAGAGCTGGTCCAGCTTCTTGATCTCGGTGAACCTCGTGTCGTCCTTGCGGATGGCGAAGCCCTGCCCGTCGTTGATGTACGTGGCGAAGTCGATCGTCTTCTTCCGCGCCTCGGTGACGCCGAAGTTTCCGGTGCCCACCTGGTACTTGTCGCTGGTCAACCCCGGGAGGATGTTCTCGAAGCTGGCGATCTCCCGCTCGACCCGCACGCCGAGGACCTTGCCCACCGCGTCGGCGATGTCGATGTCCAGGCCGATCGGGGTCTTGTTGTCGTCCGAGAAGTACGACGACGGGCCCGTGCCGCCGACCGACACGCCGAACTTGACCACACCCGCGTCGCGGACGTTCGCCGGCAGCAGTGCCGCCGCCGCGTCGTCCTTCACGACCTCGGCGACCGGGTTCTCCGACGGCTTCTCGGCCGCGCCCGGCAACGGGGTCTCGCCCGTGCCGCAGCCGCTCACCACCAAGGCGAGCAGCATCGTCAACGCCACCAGGCACTTCGTGCGCACAGCGGTCACCCCAGGTCTTTCTCGAAGGGCAACGGCCCGACGGTCGGTGGATTCGCCACGTCGAACAACGCCGTGTACCCCGTGGCCAGGTACAGGTCGCGTGCCTCGGGCTGCCGTGGGCCCGTGGTCAGGTACATGCGGCGGTAGCCGTAGGAGGCCGCCTCCCGCTCGAGCTCGGCCATCACCCGACGGGCCAGGCCGCGCCGGCGGTGCGCGGCGGCCGTCCAGATGCGCTTGGCCTCCGCGGTGCGGGCGTCGTACCGCTTGAACGCCCCGCCGGCGACCGGCACGCCCTCCTCCAGCAGGAGGAGCAGGGTGCCGTGCGGCGGCTCGAACGCGTCGGCCGGGTAGCGGGTCATCTCGTCGACGGCACCGGGGCCGTAGCGGGTCGTGTACTCGAACAGCAGCTCGTCGAGCATCGGCGTGACGAGCGGGTCCGCCAGCGTCACCCGCCGCACGTCCAACGCCCCCAGCGATCGGCTCATCCGTCGACCGCGATCGACTCGACCGACGCGCGGGACTCCCGGTCGCGCTTGGCGACCTCCTCCCGCACGATCGGGATCACGTAGCGGCCGAAGTCGATCGCGTCGTCGAGCAGGTCGTAGCCGCGCGCCGAGATGATGTCCACGCCCAGGTCGACGTAGTCCAGCAACGCCGCGGCCACCGTCTCCGGCGTGCCGACCAGCGCGTTCGAGTTGCCCGCGCCGCCCGTCGCCGCCGCCGTGGGCGTCCACAGTGCACGGTCGTGGCGTTCACCCCGGGCCGCGATCTCCAGCAGGCGCTGCGAGCCGGTGTTCTCCGGCTTGGTCAACGAGTGCCGCCTGGTCAGCGCTTTGCCACCCGCCGTGCGCTCCTTGATCGCGCCCACGATCCGGTGCGCCTTCTCCCACGCCAGTTCCTCCGTGGCGCCCAGGATCGGCCGGAACGCCACCTGGATGCGCGGCACGTCCGTCCGCCCCGCCTCCCGCGCGGCCTGTCGCACCGACTCGATCTGCGCGGCCGTGTCCGCGAGCGGCTCGCCCCACAGGCAGAAGATGTCCGCTTCCGCCCCTCCCGCCCGGTAGGCGGCCGGCGAGGAACCGCCGAACGAGACGCCCGGTCGGGGCTGCTGGACGGGGAACACGTCGCTCACGAAGTCCGCGAACCGGTAGTGCTCGCCCGAGTGGTCGAACGGAGTGCGCGACGTCCACGCCTTCTTCACGATCCCGATGTACTCGCGGGTCCGCGAGTACCGGTCGTCCTTGGTCAGGTAGTCGCCTTCGCGCTGCTGCTCGTGGTCCGTGCCGCCGGTGATGAAGTGCACCGTCAGCCTGCCGTCGCTGATCTGGTCGAGCGTGGCGAACGTCTTGGCCGCGAACGTCGGGTACGACACGTTGGGCCGGTGCGCCAACAGGATCTGCAACCGGTCGAGCTTCGTGGCCACGTAGGCGGCGGCCTGCGCCGGGTCGGGCGCCCCCGAGCCGTACGCGAACAGCACCCGGTCCCACCCGTGCTCCTCGTGGGCGCGGGCCAACCGCAGCGTGTACTCCTTGTCGAACGAACCAGCGGTGCGAGGGGCCGTCTCCGAACCGTCGTTCGTGCCGCCTATCCCCAGGAACTCAACAGGCACGGCAAACCTTCCACGTGGAATCGGGTGTGAGGACTGGCCGACGGCGTTGAGGGAGACGCGCGGCGGACTGGAAGGCTCGGTGTCAGCGGGAACTCGACGACGACCACACGCGACCGAAGTCGATGTGACCGCGAATCACCAGCGGCACGGGAACCATGGTCCCAGTAGAACTCTGTGAACAACATGCGTCAACGAAGCACCCCCGGCGTCCAGATCGCGGAATCCCTTGACCGCACAGGGGGAAACGCACCTACGATCGGGCGCAGCGGCGTTGAGGGACGCGGCCGGTGACACCGTGTTCCCTCGACACCTGGGGAGATCGTCCATGACCGCCTCGACCGACGTCGCGCCGAAACAATCCGGCCGCACCGCCGCGAAGATCGTCCCCCTGCGCCGCCCGTGGCGCTGGGCGTCGGCCGCCCTCGTGTCCGTCGCCGTGCTTCTGCTGCTGTGGTCCGTGGTGACCAACGACCAGTTCCAGTGGGACGTCGTCGCCGCCTACTTCACCACCGAGGCCGTGCTGCGCGGCCTGTGGCTCACGCTCTGGCTGACGGCCGTCACGATGGTGCTCGGCTTCGCGATCGGCGGCGTGCTCGCCGTGATGCGGCTGTCCGGAAACCCGGTGCTGTCGTCGGTCGCCTGGGGCTACATCTGGCTGTTCCGGGCGGTCCCGCTGCTGGTCCAGCTCCTGTTCTGGTTCAACATCGGCATGCTCTACCCGGCGTTGGGCGGTGACGCGCCGCTCATCGGCCCGCTCACCGCCGTCATCCTCGGCTTGACGCTGCACGAGGCCGCGTACGCCGCGGAGATCGTGCGCGGCGGCATCCTGTCGGTGGACCGGGGCCAGGTCGAGGCCGCGCTCGCGCTGGGCATGGGCCACGGCCGCATCCTGCGCCGCATCGTGCTCCCGCAGGCCATGCGCTCGATCGTCCCGGCCGCCGGCAACGCCCTGATCGGCACGTTGAAGGGTACGTCGATCGTGAGCGTCCTGGCGGTCCAGGACCTGCTCTACTCCGTGCAGCTCATCTACAACCGCAACTACCTCATCATCCCGCTCCTGCTGGTCGCGACGGTCTGGTACGTGATCGTCACGAGTCTGCTGAGCATCGGTCAGCACTACGTGGAGCGCTACTACTCGCGTGGCGCGGGAAGGCAGTCGTGACGGTCGCGGTCCAGGTCACCGACCTGCACAAGAGCTTCGGCGGCACCGAGGTGCTGCGCGGTGTCGACCTGTCGGTCCGACGGGGCGAGGTCACGTGCGTGATCGGCCCGTCGGGCTCGGGCAAGAGCACCCTGCTGCGGTGCCTGAACCACCTGGAGAAGCTCGACCACGGCGAGATCGAGGTGGACGGCGAGCTGATCGGCTACCGCCGGCACAACGGCCGCCTCCACGAGCTGAGGGAACGCGCCGTCACGCGGCAGCGCGCGGGCATCGGCATGGTGTTCCAGGGCTTCCACCTGTTCGGGCACCTGACCGTGCTCCAGAACGTGGTCGAGGCGCCGATCGGCGTGCTCGGCGTGCCCCGGGCGGAGGCCGAGAAGCACGCGCGCGAGCTGATCGCCCGGGTGGGCCTGGCCGGTCGCGAGGGCGCCTACCCCCGGCAGCTCTCCGGCGGCCAGCAGCAACGCGTGGCCATCGCACGGGCGTTGGCCATGCGCCCCAAAGTGATGCTGTTCGACGAACCGACGTCCGCGCTGGACCCGGAACTGGTCGGCGAGGTGCTCGAGGTCATGCGGGGCCTGGCCGCCGAGGGGATGACCATGGTCGTGGTGACGCACGAGATCGGTTTCGCCCGCGAGGTCGCCGACACCGTGGTGTTCCTCGACCAGGGCCTGGTGGTGGAGCAGGGTCCGCCCGCCGCGGTGATCGACGCCCCGACGCACGAGCGGACCAGGGAATTCCTCGCGAGGGTCCGATGACCGTTCCGGTGGTCGTGCTGGCCGGCGGCGGTCCGCGCGCGGCCGGGCTGCTGGAACGGCTCGGTGCCAACGCCTCGGTGTTCGGCGGCCCGCTGGAGGTGCACGTCGTCGACCCGTTCCCGGCGGGTGCCGGCCGGGTGTGGCGGCACGAGCAGTCGGGGCTGCTGCGGATGAACTCGATGGCCGAGGACGTCACCGTGTTCACCGACGACAGCGTGGTGTGCGAGGGGCCGATCGTGCCCGGTCCGTCGCTCGCCGAGTGGGCAGCCGGCCCGGCACTGTCCGAAGTGGACCTCGATTCGGAGGTGCGGGCGGAGCTGCTCGCGTTGACGCCGCGTTCGTTCCCGAGTCGCCGCGTGCAGAGCGCGTACCTCAAGTGGTTCCTGGGCGTCGCGGCTGCGTCGTTGCCCGAGGGAAGCGTGGTGCGTGTGCACCCGCACCGGGTCGTCGGGCTGGACGGGGATTCCGCCGAGCGCCAACGCGTCCGGCTCGACGGCGTCGACGAGCCCATCGTGGCGGACGTCGTCGTGCTGACGTTGGGGCACCTGGACAACGAGATCGACCCCGAGCACGCGGCGTTGGCGGCGTACGCGGCCGAGCACGGGTTGACGTACCTGCCGCCGGACTACACCGCCGACACGGACCTGTCCGCCGTGCCCGCGGGCGAGGACATCGTGGTGCGTGGCATGGGGTTGGCTTTCGTCGACCTCTTCGTGCTGCTGGCCGAGGGGCGCGGCGGGGTGTTCGAGCGCGTCGACGGCACATTGGTGTACCGGCCGTCGGGGCGGGAACCGCGGCTGCACGTCGGTTCACGACGCGGCGTGCCGTACCACTCCAAGACCGGGTACAAGCTCCAGGGCGTGCCGCCCGAGCCGCCGAAGTTCTTCCACGCCGAGGAAATCCTCGCACTTCCGGGTGATCTCCAGTTCCGGTCGCAGCTCTGGCCTTCGATGGCCAGGGACATCGCGTACTCCTACTACCGCGAGCTGTTCACGGGGCACCCGTCGCGCGTCACCACGGACTGGGAGACGTTCTCCGCGCGGTTCGGCGAGCTGGACTGGTACTCCGACGGGATGCGGGAGCTGGTGGCGCGCAGCGTGCCGGCCGACGAGGACCGGCTGGACTTCGAGCGGCTGGACCGGCCGATCGCCGGGGTGGTGTTCGACGATTCGGCGGCGTTGCAGGAGTACCTGCGCGGGTACGTCGAGGCGGACGTCGCGCGGCGTTCCGACACCGCCTACAGCGCGGACCTCGGGGCGTTCTTCGGGCTGTTGGGCGTGTACGGGCAGCTCCCGGGGGTGTTGGCGTCCGGACGGTTGCGTGGTGACAACGGGTGGTGGCACGGGTTCTTCAGCTACCAGGCCAGCGGCCCGCCGCCGGAGCGGTTGGAGGAGCTGCTCGCGTTGTCACGGGCCGGGATCGTGACGTTCCTCGGCGCGGACGTGTGGGTGCGGGCCGAGGACGGCGTCTTCCTCGCGGGCGGGGCGAGCGTGCCCGGTCACGTGGTGCGCGCACGCGGCTTGATCGAGGCGCGGTTGCCGGAGCACAGCCTCGACCGGACGGCCGATCCGCTGCTGCGGTCGTTGCGGGACGCGGGCGAGGTGTTCGACGCGGAGGGCCAGGTGCGGGTGGCGGCCGACGACTGCCGGGTGTTGGACGCTTCGGGCGTGCCGCACGCGCGTAGGTTCGCGATCGGGCCTTACACCAACAACAAGGCCTATGCGGCCTTCGCGCGTCCTCGGACCAACGCGCCCGCGTTCCGGCAGAACGACCTGGTCGCCCGTGCGGTCCTGAAGTTCCTGTCCTGATCCGACGAAACCCGCGCCCGGCCGATGCCGGAGCGCGGGTTTCGTGGTGTCCGAGTGCACAACTCGCGGTGTCTGAACGTATGACTCGCGGGTCAGGCCACCGACGTGTAGCGGCCCTGGAAGCGGACCAGGGGCGAGTTGCCGGTGGCGTGCTGGATCTCCAGGGGCTCGCCGACCAGTGCCACGTGGTCGCCCACGGAGATGCGGCGGGCCGTGCGGCAGCGCAGGCGCAGCGGCGCTTCCAGCAGGTGCGGCACACCGTCCACATCGGACTCCCACTTGGTGTCCGGCCCGAAGCGGTCCGAACCGGTGCGGGCGAACAGGTCCGACAGGTCGGTCTGCCCGGCGTGCAGCAGGTGCACGGCGAACAACGGCGCGGTGCGCAGGACGGGCCACGCGGACGCGCCCTCGCCGATCCACACCACGATCAACGGCGGGTGCATGCTCGCCGAGGTGAACGAGCTGACCGTGACGCCCACCGGTCCCTCGGGACCCGAAGCGGTCACGATTCCCACACCCTGGGGGAAATCACGCAACGCCGTGCGCAGATCGCTCATGCCGTCATACCCCCACCGGTGTCGTGAACCAGCCCGCCTCGGTCAGCAGCTCGGCGAACCCGGCCGTCAGCCCGGCGGGTTCGGCCAGCGCCGACTCGTTCAGGAACAGCCCGCGTCCCGGCACCGAACCGCCCAGCTCGACCAGCACGGGCCGCAGGTGCAGCTCCACGGCCAGCGCGTGCCGGTCGGACGCGGCCACCAGCAGCGGCACGACGGTCTTGCCGCGCAGCCACCCGCCGGGCGCCTGGTCCAGCACGGCCTTGAGCAGGCCGGTGTAGGTCGCCTTGTACGTCGGCGACGCCACCACGAGGATGTCCGCCGCAGACAACGACTCCAGCGCGTCCCGCACCGCCGTCGAACCGGGCGCGAACAGTTCCGTCGCGATCTCGGCCGCGTCGACCACCGGTCCGGCGGAACCGCCCGACGCGGTGCGCACCGCGTCGGAGAGGGCGAGCGCGGCGTTCAGCGTCCGGGAACCCGGACGGGGATTGCCTACGAGGGTGCCGACTACGTGGGTCACGCTCCCGAGCATGACAACGGCGCCGGCACCGCTCAAGGCGGTCCACGGTGCGGGATCACCCGAACCGGTGGGAATTTCCGCTAGGCGAACGCGGACAGGACGGTCGTCAGCCGGTGCGCGATCCGGTCGTTGTCGGTCGGCGCGAGGCTGAGCCAGCCGTGCTCGTTGACCATCAGGTAACGGCCGTGCGCGGTGTCGAACCACGTCACCAACGCGCCGACCCGCGACCCGCCCACCGAGACGCCGAACTGCCCGCCGGCCACGCGGCCGGCCGCCAGTTCCGTCAGGGCGGTGGCGTCCTCGCGCGACACCCCGGCCCGGTGCAGCGCCTCGCGCTCGCCGAGCCCGGCGTCGCCCCACGGGTCGTCCGACTCGGCGAAGTCCTGCGTCACGGCCTGGCTCAACGCCGTGACCGGCAGCGACAGCGCGTTGCCCGGCCCGGCGGTCCCGTCGGGGAGGATCTCCACGACCGCGTGCGCCAGCGCCGTCGGTCGCACCTCCAGCAGGCCGATCCGGTCGTCGTCGATCACGGCGAGCACGGCGCGGGCGCCGTCGGAGACGGCCACCGCCCGCACGACACGGCCCAGGTCCGCGACACCGTCGACGGCGACCCGACCCCGGCCGAGCAGCAGGAGGAGGTCCGCGAGACGAGGCGACGGCTGTCCCACCTCGTCGCGCAACCGCGCGCGGTCCTCCTCCGTGCCGCCCAGGCTCGGCACGTCCAGGGGGTAGGGCAGACGCCCGGCCCCCAGGTCGTGCCACACCACGTCGAGCTGACGTGGAGTCAACAGGAACTCCGGTTCGATCACGGCCGTCCGCCCGTGGGCGGGGTGCCGCCGATCACCGAGGGCGGCAGGTCGGCGCCGGGCACCTCGAAGATGTCCTCGCCCCGCAGGTACGCGGCGGACTTGCGTTCCTGGTCGTCGTCCCGGCCGCCGGCCCCGCCCGGGCCGCCCATCGGCGAACCGGCCATGCCGGAGGCGGAACCGGCGCCCGGACCGCCGGTCGGCGCGATGCCCGCGGGCATCGGTCCGCGCGCGCCGAGCTGGCCGGTCGAACCGCCGGTCGCGAGCTGTCCGGCACCCGGCTGGCCGTAACCGCCGCCACCGCCGCCGTAACCGCCACCGCCACCGTAACCGCCACCGCCGCCGTAACCGCCGCCTCCACCACCGCCGCCGAAGCCACTGGGAACGCCACCACGACCGCCGGGAACTCCGGGAGCACCGGGAATCCCGGGACGCGTCCCGCTGGTCGGGACACCGGGCGTGGTCGGGTACGAGGCGGGTCGGGGCGTCGGGTAGGTGCCGGGCCGGTTGGCCGGGTAGTCCGGCTGGACGGGCGTCGGGTACACCGGGCCGGGCTGGTTCGTCGGCGGCCGGTACGGGTGCGCCACGGGCACCTGTGGCGTTGCGTTCGAAGTCGTCGTCGTGCCGCGCGGCTGGTAGTTGGACGGCGGCGGTTCGTACCCGCCGGAGCCGCCGCCGGGTACGTAACCGCCGTTCGACCCGCTGCCGGGTACGTAACCGCCGTTCGAGCCACCGGGCTGGTAAGAGGGCTGGTACGCGGCCGCCGGCGCGTAGCGGGGGC includes the following:
- a CDS encoding FAD/NAD(P)-binding protein encodes the protein MTVPVVVLAGGGPRAAGLLERLGANASVFGGPLEVHVVDPFPAGAGRVWRHEQSGLLRMNSMAEDVTVFTDDSVVCEGPIVPGPSLAEWAAGPALSEVDLDSEVRAELLALTPRSFPSRRVQSAYLKWFLGVAAASLPEGSVVRVHPHRVVGLDGDSAERQRVRLDGVDEPIVADVVVLTLGHLDNEIDPEHAALAAYAAEHGLTYLPPDYTADTDLSAVPAGEDIVVRGMGLAFVDLFVLLAEGRGGVFERVDGTLVYRPSGREPRLHVGSRRGVPYHSKTGYKLQGVPPEPPKFFHAEEILALPGDLQFRSQLWPSMARDIAYSYYRELFTGHPSRVTTDWETFSARFGELDWYSDGMRELVARSVPADEDRLDFERLDRPIAGVVFDDSAALQEYLRGYVEADVARRSDTAYSADLGAFFGLLGVYGQLPGVLASGRLRGDNGWWHGFFSYQASGPPPERLEELLALSRAGIVTFLGADVWVRAEDGVFLAGGASVPGHVVRARGLIEARLPEHSLDRTADPLLRSLRDAGEVFDAEGQVRVAADDCRVLDASGVPHARRFAIGPYTNNKAYAAFARPRTNAPAFRQNDLVARAVLKFLS
- a CDS encoding flavin reductase family protein; this translates as MSDLRTALRDFPQGVGIVTASGPEGPVGVTVSSFTSASMHPPLIVVWIGEGASAWPVLRTAPLFAVHLLHAGQTDLSDLFARTGSDRFGPDTKWESDVDGVPHLLEAPLRLRCRTARRISVGDHVALVGEPLEIQHATGNSPLVRFQGRYTSVA
- a CDS encoding NADPH-dependent FMN reductase — translated: MTHVVGTLVGNPRPGSRTLNAALALSDAVRTASGGSAGPVVDAAEIATELFAPGSTAVRDALESLSAADILVVASPTYKATYTGLLKAVLDQAPGGWLRGKTVVPLLVAASDRHALAVELHLRPVLVELGGSVPGRGLFLNESALAEPAGLTAGFAELLTEAGWFTTPVGV
- a CDS encoding ESX secretion-associated protein EspG, producing MIEPEFLLTPRQLDVVWHDLGAGRLPYPLDVPSLGGTEEDRARLRDEVGQPSPRLADLLLLLGRGRVAVDGVADLGRVVRAVAVSDGARAVLAVIDDDRIGLLEVRPTALAHAVVEILPDGTAGPGNALSLPVTALSQAVTQDFAESDDPWGDAGLGEREALHRAGVSREDATALTELAAGRVAGGQFGVSVGGSRVGALVTWFDTAHGRYLMVNEHGWLSLAPTDNDRIAHRLTTVLSAFA
- a CDS encoding PPE domain-containing protein; the encoded protein is MADAQQIDLVLTDTQNWASRSHRELYDSVHHNNDPGRTGELGAEWGQFGAELTESARVITDRITASESGWTGVAADTAREAIGRLAEWVTRTAETAVLVGDKVRDQSQVMAGTRSAMPEPVEFSWDAATGVFTGGGMQGLLSSAADVSMANERARLAHESAVAVMGAMEEQSRAIDRTTPRFTLPFNPVTGRDEQPPPVNLSAFTETVVGRTTASAYSPQVEAGAGPRYAPAAAYQPSYQPGGSNGGYVPGSGSNGGYVPGGGSGGYEPPPSNYQPRGTTTTSNATPQVPVAHPYRPPTNQPGPVYPTPVQPDYPANRPGTYPTPRPASYPTTPGVPTSGTRPGIPGAPGVPGGRGGVPSGFGGGGGGGGYGGGGGYGGGGGYGGGGGGYGQPGAGQLATGGSTGQLGARGPMPAGIAPTGGPGAGSASGMAGSPMGGPGGAGGRDDDQERKSAAYLRGEDIFEVPGADLPPSVIGGTPPTGGRP